The Paenibacillus sophorae genome has a segment encoding these proteins:
- the argF gene encoding ornithine carbamoyltransferase, translating into MSQSITDNSQGIVLKGRDFLELDDYSTEEIQYLIDLAIELKRKQKNGEVYQPLLGKTIGLIFEKSSTRTRVSFEVGMFQLGGHALFLSKNDIQLGRGETVGDTAQVMSRYLDGIMIRTFGHDKVEELARYASVPVINGLSDLAHPCQVLADYQTVYEQKGQLKGLKLAFIGDGNNMAHSLLLGGAKLGVHVSIAGPEGYEPDAAVVAKAREIAKETGSEIVITRSPEEAVKDADVIYTDVWASMGFEEEQLKREAAFKDYQVNEELVKGAKSDYMFLHCLPAHRGEEVTAGIIDGPNSFIFDEAENRLHAQKALMAALMG; encoded by the coding sequence ATGAGTCAGAGCATCACGGACAATTCACAGGGCATCGTGCTCAAAGGCCGGGATTTTCTGGAGCTGGATGACTACAGTACGGAAGAAATCCAGTATCTGATTGATCTGGCGATCGAGCTGAAGCGCAAGCAGAAGAACGGCGAAGTATATCAGCCGCTGCTGGGCAAGACGATCGGTCTTATTTTTGAAAAATCATCCACACGCACACGCGTATCCTTTGAGGTAGGCATGTTTCAGCTTGGCGGACATGCTTTATTCCTGAGCAAAAACGACATCCAACTCGGACGCGGCGAGACGGTGGGCGATACGGCGCAGGTCATGTCGCGTTATCTGGACGGCATCATGATCCGCACATTCGGACATGACAAGGTTGAAGAGCTGGCCCGCTACGCTTCGGTGCCCGTCATTAACGGCCTGAGCGATCTGGCGCATCCGTGCCAGGTGCTGGCCGACTATCAAACCGTCTATGAGCAGAAGGGTCAGTTGAAGGGCCTGAAGCTTGCCTTTATCGGCGACGGCAACAATATGGCGCATTCCCTGCTGCTTGGCGGGGCTAAGCTTGGCGTCCATGTCTCCATTGCGGGACCGGAAGGTTACGAGCCGGATGCTGCGGTTGTGGCCAAAGCGCGGGAAATCGCCAAAGAGACCGGCTCCGAGATCGTCATCACGCGCAGTCCGGAGGAAGCGGTGAAGGATGCCGATGTCATCTATACGGACGTATGGGCAAGCATGGGCTTCGAGGAAGAGCAGCTCAAGCGGGAAGCCGCGTTCAAGGATTACCAGGTTAACGAGGAGCTCGTCAAAGGCGCGAAGAGCGACTATATGTTCCTGCACTGTCTGCCTGCCCACCGGGGCGAGGAAGTGACCGCTGGAATTATCGACGGACCGAACTCCTTCATTTTCGATGAGGCGGAGAACCGGCTGCATGCGCAAAAGGCGCTGATGGCCGCCCTGATGGGCTGA